In Sphaeramia orbicularis chromosome 12, fSphaOr1.1, whole genome shotgun sequence, the following proteins share a genomic window:
- the LOC115429731 gene encoding NXPE family member 3-like yields MKVRALKQRTISIFFSKYGIIFLILVGFIIIIITIIIIILLHDTDLPEFHHGIKRNSSEGKSHPDLQSNFCSFQPYSVEEALGEAVEERRLLDSVTWPETPLIPVNFTLKQTSDPAHSTFTILPGGGEWRVGDHLKVIIQVKDFEGHPKTSGGDFIVARLHNPKLGAGVAGQVLDHVNGSYSAVFPLLWNGSAEVQVTLVHSSEAVTVLRRLSTEQPDRIHFKSLFRSGSESETTTCNICLRPNNQPICNYTDLRTGEPWFCFKPKNLSCHTRINHSKGGYKENLRKNEKELFQSCVNMKVSIQAVGSTSILVLPKKEGNNEKKDSIVTPGPFGYYYQQMWQALGDTPVHQFNSPSAITECLKGKVIHLYGDSTIRQWFDHLRKALPDLKEFDLHSSKQSGPFMTLDYPNNIMVTYRCHGPPIRFGDVPTSQLRYIANELDDVVGGSNTVVVIGIWSHFSTFPIDIYIRRLQTIRRAVIGLLDRAPGTLVIIRTANLKHLTLHETLTNSDWYSLQRDKVLRAIFKGISVHLVDAWEMVLAHHLPHNLHPQPPIIKNMINVVLSYICPK; encoded by the exons ATGAAGGTCAGAGCTTTGAAACAGAGGACCATCAGTATTTTCTTTTCAAAGTATGGCATCATCTTCCTCATTCTGGTTgggtttatcatcatcatcatcaccatcatcatcatcatcctgctACATGACACAGATCTTCCAGAG TTTCATCATGGCATAAAAAGAAACTCCTCAGAAGGTAAATCACACCCTGACCTCCAGTCTAACTTCTGCAGCTTCCAGCCATATTCTGTGGAGGAAGCTCTGGGGGAAGCTGTGGAAGAACGGCGCCTCCTCGACTCAGTTACTTGGCCTGAAACTCCACTGATTCCAGTTAACTTTACCCTGAAGCAGACCAGTGATCCTGCCCACAGCACTTTCACAATTCTTCCAGGAGGAGGGGAGTGGCGTGTGGGGGATCACCTGAAGGTTATCATTCAAGTGAAGGATTTTGAAGGCCATCCAAAGACGTCTGGGGGAGACTTCATAGTGGCTCGGTTGCACAACCCAAAGCTTGGTGCCGGTGTGGCTGGGCAGGTTCTGGATCATGTCAATGGGTCTTACTCAGCTGTGTTCCCTCTGCTCTGGAATGGAAGTGCAGAAGTTCAG GTGACACTGGTTCACTCCAGTGAGGCTGTCACAGTCCTGCGTAGGCTGAGCACAGAGCAGCCAGACAGGATTCATTTCAAAAGTCTTTTCCGTTCAGGCTCAGAGTCTGAAACCACGACCTGCAACATCTGCCTGAGACCAAACAATCAGCCGATATGTAACTACACCGACCTCCGTACAGGGGAACCATGGTTCTGCTTCAAGCCAAAAAACCTGAGCTGTCATACCAGGATCAACCACTCTAAAGGAGGATACAAGGAAAACCTCAGGAAAAATGAGAAGGAGCTGTTTCAGAG TTGTGTCAACATGAAAGTCTCCATTCAGGCTGTAGGTTCTACCAGTATCCTGGTGTTACCAAAAAAGGAAG gtaacaatgaaaaaaaggacAGTATTGTTACACCTGGACCCTTTGGCTACTACTACCAGCAAATGTGGCAAGCTCTAGGTGACACCCCAGTCCACCAGTTCAACAGCCCCTCTGCCATTACTGAATGTCTGAAAGGCAAGGTGATCCACCTGTATGGAGACTCCACCATCAGGCAGTGGTTTGACCATCTCAGGAAAGCACTACCAG ATCTGAAGGAGTTTGACTTACACAGTTCAAAGCAATCTGGACCTTTCATGACCTTAGACTATCCAAACAACATCATGGTGACTTACCGCTGTCATGGGCCTCCTATTCGTTTTGGTGATGTACCAACCAGCCAGCTGCGTTACATCGCCAATGAGCTAGATGATGTGGTTGGAGGAAGTAATACTGTTGTAGTTATTGGCATCTGGTCTCACTTCAGCACTTTTCCCATTGATATCTACATCCGGCGGCTGCAGACCATCCGCAGAGCTGTGATTGGCCTGCTGGACAGAGCTCCAGGTACACTGGTCATCATCCGTACTGCAAACCTCAAACATCTGACACTTCATGAGACTCTGACCAACAGCGACTGGTACTCACTGCAGCGGGACAAGGTGCTCAGGGCAATATTCAAAGGAATCAGTGTCCACCTGGTGGACGCCTGGGAGATGGTCCTGGCCCACCATCTGCCTCACAACCTCCACCCACAACCTCCTATTATAAAAAACATGATTAATGTCGTCTTGTCCTATATTTGCCCTAAATGA